One genomic window of Aquisalimonas sp. 2447 includes the following:
- a CDS encoding OmpA family protein has translation MTERDANSRLEDDGASYMMSVSDIMSGLLFVFVITLMAFVLNFQQAQREAQAEQDSLREEQESLRALVSAYSGIEDLRERMLRELERALAAQGIQVTVEAEVGVLRLDERAIEFESGRAELSGQAGKNAAVIAEVLVDVIPCYTELDRDAAAARECSAETLGALEAVFIEGHTDNQPMMRQGVDQNWELSANRAIRAYREFAEVSPSLTELVNRDKQRIFSVAGYGYSRPLPGRDYDVPTADPQNRRIDLRFIMAPPTNDPEVIEALRGRGAE, from the coding sequence ATGACAGAGCGCGACGCCAACAGCCGGTTGGAGGACGACGGGGCCAGCTACATGATGTCGGTATCCGACATCATGTCGGGCCTTCTGTTCGTGTTCGTGATTACGCTCATGGCCTTTGTTCTCAACTTCCAGCAGGCCCAGAGAGAGGCTCAGGCGGAGCAGGACAGCCTTCGGGAAGAACAAGAGAGCCTGCGTGCGCTAGTGAGCGCGTACAGCGGCATAGAGGATTTGCGCGAGCGTATGCTTCGGGAGCTAGAGAGGGCTTTGGCCGCACAGGGGATCCAGGTCACGGTCGAAGCTGAGGTGGGAGTTCTGCGCTTAGACGAGCGCGCCATCGAGTTTGAAAGTGGAAGGGCGGAGCTTAGCGGCCAGGCAGGAAAGAATGCTGCGGTAATTGCGGAAGTCCTAGTCGATGTTATTCCCTGTTATACGGAGCTGGACCGCGACGCCGCCGCCGCTCGGGAGTGCAGTGCGGAGACTCTGGGTGCGTTAGAGGCGGTTTTTATCGAGGGACACACCGACAACCAACCTATGATGCGGCAAGGAGTCGATCAGAACTGGGAGCTGTCTGCGAATCGGGCGATTCGGGCATACCGGGAATTCGCAGAGGTGTCGCCAAGCCTGACCGAACTCGTGAATCGTGACAAACAACGGATTTTCAGCGTGGCAGGGTACGGTTACTCGCGCCCCCTTCCGGGGAGAGACTATGACGTCCCAACCGCCGATCCCCAGAACCGCCGTATTGACCTGCGATTCATTATGGCACCACCAACGAATGACCCAGAGGTGATCGAGGCACTTCGCGGACGAGGTGCCGAATGA
- a CDS encoding EH signature domain-containing protein, with product MTALVKQRAALIRAPKVPDFYSREPLLKGAHEHVRRMFSGAGAEVPPAEDLERVARELWAAYQNRDETWWRSLRRLRLSPWAVLGAYRPEGGALGEHAGFVRWYLKCVQGAGKPRAFLAVAHAYLYYFHPKTAEIAAFRDVAIDGLRSSRSPRARAFLDLHDTHRLLDSDGYKVIAQAFGASTEHGQAFLDRVGLSGSLSDSAFVRFVFRGVMSDLRRDLKRGALNAEELERRLSLALRQGEPGVSFRFGPELLGDLAEALLVPFEERDPDKEVKESIKGFLLSHLGDPRLKSTGWNRVGEAAQRVFRQWLVEGTLEDFFRLLDQQARYYENADRQWRYRSAFWLAYLREGHITDAWVALGWKIAQDSRSYLSRLAGTYGELKSGDGARNDQAVLVLRVGNLVITEWSHSSKVRIWSDRESSGPQFYKQRYQRSDLVTGPDFEQAHHGAERGTWQRKVESYIRKQTGIRFSIRELMPHGRTR from the coding sequence ATGACGGCGTTGGTCAAACAGCGTGCGGCGCTGATCCGCGCGCCGAAAGTCCCGGACTTTTATTCCAGAGAGCCTCTGCTGAAGGGCGCTCACGAACATGTCCGCCGCATGTTCTCAGGCGCCGGCGCCGAGGTTCCACCCGCGGAAGACCTTGAACGCGTCGCGAGAGAACTCTGGGCGGCCTACCAGAACCGTGATGAGACCTGGTGGCGTTCGTTGCGGAGATTGCGGTTGAGTCCGTGGGCGGTGCTTGGAGCCTACCGTCCCGAAGGAGGAGCGCTTGGTGAACATGCCGGTTTCGTGCGGTGGTACCTGAAATGCGTCCAGGGTGCCGGGAAACCTCGGGCATTTCTCGCGGTTGCACATGCTTACCTGTACTACTTTCACCCGAAGACGGCAGAGATCGCCGCGTTCCGCGACGTCGCCATTGACGGATTGAGGTCTTCAAGATCCCCCAGGGCCAGAGCCTTTCTCGATTTGCATGACACCCATCGGTTGCTCGACTCCGATGGCTACAAGGTGATTGCCCAAGCCTTTGGGGCCAGTACAGAGCATGGGCAAGCGTTCCTCGATCGAGTGGGGCTTTCCGGCAGCCTGAGCGACTCCGCGTTCGTCCGGTTTGTCTTTCGCGGGGTCATGAGCGATCTGCGACGAGACCTGAAGCGGGGTGCCCTGAATGCCGAAGAACTAGAGCGGCGGCTGTCGCTAGCACTGCGGCAGGGGGAGCCAGGGGTGAGCTTTCGGTTTGGGCCGGAGCTGCTAGGGGACTTGGCCGAAGCTCTTCTGGTGCCCTTCGAGGAGCGGGATCCGGATAAAGAGGTGAAAGAGTCCATCAAGGGGTTTTTACTGAGTCACCTGGGCGATCCGCGTCTGAAGTCTACTGGCTGGAACAGGGTCGGAGAGGCTGCGCAGCGAGTCTTCCGGCAATGGTTGGTTGAGGGGACGCTCGAGGATTTCTTCCGCTTGCTGGACCAGCAGGCGAGGTACTACGAGAACGCGGACCGCCAGTGGCGCTACCGCAGTGCATTCTGGCTCGCCTATCTTCGCGAAGGCCATATCACGGATGCCTGGGTCGCTCTTGGCTGGAAAATTGCCCAGGATTCCAGGAGCTATCTAAGCCGCCTTGCTGGGACATATGGGGAACTGAAGAGCGGTGATGGCGCCCGCAATGACCAGGCAGTGCTTGTTCTACGTGTGGGCAATTTAGTTATCACGGAGTGGAGTCACTCCTCAAAGGTGCGCATCTGGAGCGACCGGGAATCCTCCGGGCCACAGTTCTACAAACAGCGTTATCAACGGTCGGACTTGGTGACTGGTCCCGATTTCGAGCAAGCACACCATGGCGCGGAGCGAGGGACCTGGCAGCGCAAGGTGGAAAGTTATATTCGGAAGCAAACGGGGATCCGTTTCAGCATCAGGGAGCTAATGCCCCATGGTCGAACACGATAG
- the zorA gene encoding anti-phage ZorAB system protein ZorA produces MEILEAVPVMQWLGLITSVPGIAVICSAIILWALVARYRLKYRIEPLIRDFRSCVQTLKNTGGEGEFAEYFSELEETFERSLVLKHTWAEFSETLIFPDMDSDSGETPTIRNTAAPDRYFNRQNLLEPRVNLRIYNALPNLLTGTGILGTFVGLVIGIGQASQGLAAEDVGQAQQALSALLSGAALAFMTSIVGLVSSIAFSSWEKRKVHQFDQLCNEWVEALDARLSRVTQEGLTDESLRELKQQRAALEHFSNDLAFQISEALDDRVTSKLTPVLERVVHEIEGMRSEQRQASDETLERLMREFSESISSAAGEEMKAFAGTVQQMGQSLEQQVQAMSSSHEEMQAASQRTIQELSDTFRESSRQLNEELSSAVRGLVTEISQTVAEMTRELRAATETTTTNMNEIVERFDESVAKLRQSIADIREMTSNTQDLNEKMRQLLESVDTSHKALAEVKEPLETAGQRFQETGSRVEGAAGDIGTAMQKVSDAADQLSRTQSQTTDIWKSYEERFQRVDESLDKVFEQLQEGLSEYADSTNRYVQGLDEHATKVVEQLAGAVRQLEETIEEFNSYANERA; encoded by the coding sequence ATGGAAATCCTTGAAGCAGTACCAGTGATGCAATGGCTTGGTTTGATCACGTCGGTGCCGGGCATTGCAGTCATTTGCAGTGCGATCATTCTTTGGGCGCTTGTAGCCCGCTACCGCTTGAAGTATCGGATCGAGCCGTTGATCCGCGACTTTCGGTCGTGCGTCCAGACGCTAAAGAATACCGGCGGAGAAGGGGAGTTCGCCGAGTACTTCTCCGAACTCGAAGAGACGTTCGAGCGCAGCCTTGTGCTCAAGCACACATGGGCTGAGTTCTCCGAGACGCTGATCTTCCCCGACATGGACAGCGATTCAGGTGAGACTCCTACCATTAGGAACACCGCTGCTCCTGATCGATATTTCAACCGGCAGAATCTCCTTGAGCCGCGAGTAAACCTCCGCATTTACAACGCTCTACCGAATCTCCTTACCGGCACAGGTATCCTTGGGACATTCGTTGGTCTTGTTATCGGTATCGGACAGGCGAGCCAGGGGCTGGCTGCCGAGGATGTGGGGCAAGCACAGCAGGCTTTGTCGGCCCTGCTTAGCGGGGCCGCTCTTGCCTTCATGACATCGATTGTTGGTCTCGTATCCTCGATCGCCTTCTCGTCCTGGGAGAAGAGAAAGGTTCACCAGTTCGATCAACTCTGTAACGAGTGGGTCGAAGCATTGGACGCGCGTCTGAGCCGAGTGACTCAGGAGGGCCTTACAGATGAGTCACTTCGCGAACTCAAGCAGCAGCGTGCGGCTCTAGAGCATTTCAGCAATGATCTCGCCTTCCAGATTTCCGAAGCGTTGGATGACCGTGTTACTTCGAAGTTGACTCCTGTGCTGGAGCGCGTGGTCCACGAGATCGAAGGCATGCGATCGGAGCAACGACAGGCGAGCGACGAGACACTCGAGCGGCTGATGCGCGAGTTCTCCGAGTCAATCTCCTCGGCTGCAGGTGAGGAGATGAAGGCGTTCGCCGGGACGGTGCAACAGATGGGCCAGAGTCTGGAACAGCAGGTCCAAGCCATGTCTTCCAGTCATGAGGAGATGCAGGCTGCCTCACAGCGCACCATCCAAGAGCTTTCAGACACCTTCCGGGAGAGCAGCCGCCAGCTCAATGAAGAGCTCTCCAGTGCGGTGCGTGGGCTGGTTACTGAGATCAGTCAGACAGTGGCCGAAATGACCCGTGAGCTCCGAGCGGCAACCGAGACCACTACGACCAACATGAATGAAATCGTCGAGCGGTTTGATGAGTCGGTAGCCAAGTTGCGCCAGTCCATCGCGGATATTCGGGAGATGACATCCAATACGCAGGACCTGAACGAGAAGATGCGCCAGCTTCTTGAGTCCGTCGATACGTCCCATAAGGCGCTCGCCGAGGTTAAAGAGCCGCTGGAGACTGCTGGTCAGCGGTTCCAGGAGACGGGGAGCCGAGTGGAGGGGGCCGCTGGCGACATCGGCACTGCGATGCAGAAAGTCTCGGATGCGGCGGATCAACTCTCGCGTACTCAGTCCCAGACGACCGATATCTGGAAAAGCTACGAGGAGCGCTTCCAGCGTGTGGATGAGTCCTTGGACAAGGTCTTCGAGCAGCTCCAAGAGGGCTTGTCAGAGTACGCGGATTCCACGAACCGTTACGTGCAAGGGCTCGATGAGCACGCAACCAAAGTCGTCGAGCAGCTTGCGGGTGCGGTCCGACAGCTCGAAGAGACCATTGAGGAATTCAACAGTTACGCGAATGAGCGGGCATGA